The Sebaldella sp. S0638 DNA window TCCTTCTGGAACTTTCAATTTTTGGGATATTTCTTTTAATATTCCTTTTTCTGCGTTCACTCCCCCTGCTTTTTCCCAGAGGGATACAAATTCTTCTCTTTTATCCATATTTCAAATTCTATCCCTCCTTCCAAAAAACAAAAAAGGGAGCCACTAAACTTAAGGTACTTTACTTATACCTTTTGGTTTAGAGACTCCCGAATCTTCGAGCAATGATCTCTTTATATTTAATTGTATTCCTTTTCTTATTTTAAATTTATAAAATACTCCCACATCTGCAGGCAATGATATTTTATATACATTATTTTACTATATATTTATATTTTTGTCAACATTATCAAGCCTTTTTCAATTTTTTCAGTATCTCCTTCTTCTGATCCATATTTAGATTATCTATATCTTCAAGTGATAGTTCCTTGCCATCAATCATAAATGCTCTTTGTTGCATTTCCTGATATTTCATTTTTATTTTCTCAAATCCTAAATTAGCCCTGTGTTTTATCCAGTCATAATCTAATCCGATATCTACGAGTAAATCTACAACAGAAGTTTTGTTTTTTATTATCCTGTGAATCCTTTGCAATATTTCAATATCTTCTGGTGAATAGTCTCCTTCCAAAATTTGATTTCCTCTTTTTCCTAAAAAGGCATCCGCAAGAACGTCTTTTGCTTTTAATTTAAATTCTTTCAAATATGGTCTTATTTCTTCCCTACAACGATCGGCTTTTATTCCTGTTAGCCACATTGGCAGGAAGTCAAGTTCTAATAAAGTAGTTTCTTGTTTACCGCTTTCGGTAGGTATGGGTATCATGCCCACACCTTCACTCAAAGTCTCGTCACGCTTGATTCTCTGCAATTGTCCACTTGAATCAAGCCCTAAAATTTCACAAAAAGTTTTTACTACAATATAAATTTTACCATCCTGTGTCTTGATACCCGTTAAATTAACACCATTGAACTCAACTTCTTTTTTCATGATTTCCAT harbors:
- a CDS encoding phage antirepressor N-terminal domain-containing protein produces the protein MEIMKKEVEFNGVNLTGIKTQDGKIYIVVKTFCEILGLDSSGQLQRIKRDETLSEGVGMIPIPTESGKQETTLLELDFLPMWLTGIKADRCREEIRPYLKEFKLKAKDVLADAFLGKRGNQILEGDYSPEDIEILQRIHRIIKNKTSVVDLLVDIGLDYDWIKHRANLGFEKIKMKYQEMQQRAFMIDGKELSLEDIDNLNMDQKKEILKKLKKA